A segment of the Flavobacteriales bacterium genome:
CGCAATAATTTCAACAGGTAATGGCAAACCACTACCACTTAGCACACCCGAACATCCGTGCTCATCGGTTACCGAAATTTGATAAAAATCAGCACATAATAAATCAAATTCAGATAATGAATCACTTTGATTAGTAGCAATTATTTCATTTGATGAATTGATACAATTAATCGTGTAACTACCAACACCGCCATCAACTTCTACTTTAATTTGACCATCACAAGACGAAAATTCACCAGAACAAGTTTCATCATTTTCCTTGAAAACCGAATACTGTAATTCAGTTGGTTGATCAACATTAATTTGTGTTGTTTTAGCACAACCGTTAACGTCAGTTACAACTACACTAGTAACTCCTTGTGTTAAGTTTAAAATAGTATTATTACTAGCTGGACTCATCTGTTGAGAAATAATTCCTTCTGAAGTGTTCCAATCATAAGTATAGGGTCCAAAACCACCTATAGAACTAACTGTTGCACTTCCACTAGCATCTTCATAACAATTTAAAGGAGTTGAATTTATTGCTAGTGTAAAATTATCCTCTAAAGGAATCTCTAAGCTAAGAGTATCCTTACAAGCATTATCATCTTCAACAATAACAGTATAAATTCCTGATGTTTGATTTGACAAGACAGCACCAGTTTGTCCAGTATTCCATGTGTAAGAATACATTCCATCGGGATTTAAAAAACCACCCGAAGTAACAACTGAAGCCTCACCAGCAGGGATATTTAAACAATAAGTTGGAATTATTTCACTAACTTCTAGATTGATTGCTGGAGGTTCATCTATGAAAGCATAAGCAGTATGACTACACCCGTTAAAATCAACAACATTTAAGACATAGGGCAAATTAGAAGAAGATACTGAGCTTAAGATGTAATAATCAAATCCAACAGTATCATTATTCAAAGTCCAAGTGCAGGTGTATGTATCATCAAAAAAGGGAGTTCCACCGCTAATATCAGCTTCAATATTTCCATTAGAACCTCCAAAACAACTGACATCATCAATTGACAATTCAGTTCTTATCTTTTGAGGCTGATTTATAAGAATTGTGTCTTCAGTTATACAACCTATTTCATCTTCAACTATTACCCAATATTCTCCAAAACCTGAAGTGATTGAAGATGAGTTTTCACCAGTAGACCAGGTGTATGTTAAGTTTCCTGTTCCTCCAACACTAAAAATTGTTGCCGTTCCATCATATAAACCAAAACAAGATGTAGGTGTTGAACTTAATTGTGAAATTATTTCGTCATTCTCTCCAACCTCAACAGAGTCAGTTAGGCTGCAGCCTCTTGAGTCAGTAACTTCTACAGAGTATATTCCAGATGGAATTTGCCCAGCATCAGCGTTAACATGTCCACTACTCCATTGATAAAAATATGGCGGCGTACCTCCATTAGCAATGACATGAGCTGAACCAGTTGAAGCTCCGAAGCAACTAATTCCAAGGCTTTCCACTTGAATTGTTAAAGGTGTAGGTGATTCTGTTATTTCAATACTTAAAGAACTTGTACAATCATTAGCATCAGAAATTTCTAACTCATACACGCCATCTTCTAAATTATAAAGATATGGGGTATGTGCATTACCAAAATTAACCCAATCTAATTCGTATGGTGGTGTACCTCCTCCATTTACACTAACCACAATTTGACCATCGTTACCACCATGACAGGTCACATCATTTTTAGTGTATGAAGTTGAAAAAGGATTGGGCTGTGTTACGAACACCTCATCAGTCGCTTGACAACCGTTATCATCTTCAACAACCAAATAGTACCCTCCAGCAGGAACCGTTAAAACTGAATCCGTTCCAACTACTTCATCAGTGCCAGAATTAAACCATGTATAAGAATATCCAGAGCTAACATTTCCACCAGAAATTTCTTCAACTCTAACTACTCCTGAACTATCACTTGGACAGCTTATGTCTAATGATGTAGTTAAAACTTCAATATCAGGTTGTGCAGATTCTACAAAAATACTATCGCTGATTACACATCCTATTCCATCTTTAACTTTTATATCGTAACTTCCAAAATTTAAGTTATTAAAAGTAAAGAAATCAAAATAGTTTTGACCTCCATCAATAGAATATTGAATTGGTGAAATGGCCGTACTTTGAGGTAAAATCGTTATTGAACCGTCGGAATAGCCTTGACAACTTACATCTTGGACGCTGACATCCAAACTAAAGTCATCAGTTGCAGTTGTAGGAACTAGTATTGTACTTGAACATCCTATTGAGTCTATACCTTCAAGCGTGTATGTAATAGACGATAAAGTTGAAATCTCAATTGTACTTCCAGTGTCAGATGATAAGGACAAATTTGGCGACCAAAAATAGGTCTGAGCACCATAAGCACTAACTTCGACGGGTATTCCACCACAAACTAATATTTCTTCAGGTGAAAATGACACTTCAGGCAAAGCCTTCTCGAATAACTCTATATTATGAATATCCGAACATCCATTAGAATCTACAACAGTCAATGTGTAAATACCTGGCTCATTAACTTCAAGTTGATTAGCATTTCCAAAGTCTCCCCAGTCAAAATAAAAAGGTGCCGTACCACTGTTTATAACTGGATCGATTAAGTAGGTATCCCCCTCGCAATAATTATCTTGATTTGGTAAAACAATTTCTGGAACTGGCTGTGAATATACTCTCAAAGAATCAGATTGAACAGTACATCCAGTTGAGTCAGTAGCCTGAACCCAGTAATATCCTGGAGTTGCAATAACACTTTGAGTTGTTTCACCAGTATTCCAAAGAAATTCATAATTATCACCTGCAACATTAGCAGTAAGTGTTACGGGTGCTCCGCAATTGGTGAATATCTCGGAAGAATCAACGCCTAAACTATTATCTACTGTTAGTGGTGGTGAAGAAAAACTACCAGCTTCTAATAATACAAAAGAAGATAATCCTGTATCGGTACCATCAGCTATTGCCAATCGTATATGATAAGTAGCACCACAAAGAACATTGGCCTCGGCAGTAATTACTGTGGTAAAACCATCAACAGTAGAGTTAACTGTATTTGCACCATTATTTTGATTAGTTATAAATAGAGCGGGGTTGTATGATGAATTTACAGAAGAAATAGTGATAGGTAAATCTACTCCTAAACTATTTAGCTCCATACTTTCAAAGGTAGCAATATTAATACTTCCATCAGGAAATTCTGGCGGACTAGAATAAGGCCCTACAATATTAGGTCCTGAAATAAAGAAACCGAAAACATCATTAAATTGAGTGTTTTCATATGCAAAATATTCTTCCGAGGCGAAAACATATTTAAATGACAAGTAAGAAGAAACAGGCACGAAATCAAATTCTAAAATTGCAACGTCATTGACAGATGTTACG
Coding sequences within it:
- a CDS encoding SprB repeat-containing protein, producing the protein MKTTKPQNFLTLLLCVFFLNSYAQITTDSNPPYDSPIFLVDSLLLGEGVVATNHTFQGDPLQIGFFNGENSNIGLDSGIVMATGDIVEIVPGAFGGFFANAVDDPDLLELASSVPDLIGQNFNVTSVNDVAILEFDFVPVSSYLSFKYVFASEEYFAYENTQFNDVFGFFISGPNIVGPYSSPPEFPDGSINIATFESMELNSLGVDLPITISSVNSSYNPALFITNQNNGANTVNSTVDGFTTVITAEANVLCGATYHIRLAIADGTDTGLSSFVLLEAGSFSSPPLTVDNSLGVDSSEIFTNCGAPVTLTANVAGDNYEFLWNTGETTQSVIATPGYYWVQATDSTGCTVQSDSLRVYSQPVPEIVLPNQDNYCEGDTYLIDPVINSGTAPFYFDWGDFGNANQLEVNEPGIYTLTVVDSNGCSDIHNIELFEKALPEVSFSPEEILVCGGIPVEVSAYGAQTYFWSPNLSLSSDTGSTIEISTLSSITYTLEGIDSIGCSSTILVPTTATDDFSLDVSVQDVSCQGYSDGSITILPQSTAISPIQYSIDGGQNYFDFFTFNNLNFGSYDIKVKDGIGCVISDSIFVESAQPDIEVLTTSLDISCPSDSSGVVRVEEISGGNVSSGYSYTWFNSGTDEVVGTDSVLTVPAGGYYLVVEDDNGCQATDEVFVTQPNPFSTSYTKNDVTCHGGNDGQIVVSVNGGGTPPYELDWVNFGNAHTPYLYNLEDGVYELEISDANDCTSSLSIEITESPTPLTIQVESLGISCFGASTGSAHVIANGGTPPYFYQWSSGHVNADAGQIPSGIYSVEVTDSRGCSLTDSVEVGENDEIISQLSSTPTSCFGLYDGTATIFSVGGTGNLTYTWSTGENSSSITSGFGEYWVIVEDEIGCITEDTILINQPQKIRTELSIDDVSCFGGSNGNIEADISGGTPFFDDTYTCTWTLNNDTVGFDYYILSSVSSSNLPYVLNVVDFNGCSHTAYAFIDEPPAINLEVSEIIPTYCLNIPAGEASVVTSGGFLNPDGMYSYTWNTGQTGAVLSNQTSGIYTVIVEDDNACKDTLSLEIPLEDNFTLAINSTPLNCYEDASGSATVSSIGGFGPYTYDWNTSEGIISQQMSPASNNTILNLTQGVTSVVVTDVNGCAKTTQINVDQPTELQYSVFKENDETCSGEFSSCDGQIKVEVDGGVGSYTINCINSSNEIIATNQSDSLSEFDLLCADFYQISVTDEHGCSGVLSGSGLPLPVEIIAGSPVTSSINTTTGSITNNILCYGDTAASLSVSNPNPSYTYDWYVNGELFTSGLNVVLPAGE